A part of Salvelinus alpinus chromosome 5, SLU_Salpinus.1, whole genome shotgun sequence genomic DNA contains:
- the LOC139576598 gene encoding calsenilin-like isoform X3 has translation MGFQIQGMELFAIGVVMIMFVAVLKGFGILEPMSSFEDSSDSDLELSIVRHQPEGLDQLQVQTKFTKKELQSLYRGFKNECPSGLVDEETFKTIYSQFFPQGDATTYAHFLFNAFDMDRNGSIRFEDFVIGLSVLLRGSVTEKLNWAFNLYDINKDGYITKEEMLAIMKSIYDMMGRYTYPSVRDEAPSEHVDKFFQKMDRNRDGVVTIEEFIETCQKDENIMNSMQLFENVL, from the exons ATGGGGTTTCAGATCCAGGGCATGGAGCTGTTTGCCATTGGTGTGGTCATGATCATGTTTGTGGCCGTGCTCAAGGGCTTTGGCATCCTGGAGCCCATGTCCTCCTTTGAAG ACAGTAGTGACAGTGATTTGGAGCTGTCTATAGTTCGTCACCAGCCAGAAGGCTTGGACCAGCTGCAGGTTCAGACGAAGTTCACCAAGAAGGAGCTCCAGTCACTATACAGGGGCTTCAAGAAT gaGTGTCCAAGTGGTTTGGTTGACGAAGAGACGTTCAAGACCATCTATTCTCAGTTCTTTCCCCAAGGAG ACGCCACCACCTATGCACATTTCCTGTTTAATGCGTTTGATATGGACAGAAATGGCTCCATTCGTTTTGAGGACTTTGTGATTGGCCTGTCTGTTCTTCTGAGAGGGTCAGTCACAGAGAAACTCAACTGGGCCTTCAACCTGTATGACATCAACAAGGATGGATACATCACTAAAGAG gagaTGCTGGCTATTATGAAGTCCATCTATGATATGATGGGCAGGTACACCTACCCAAGTGTACGGGATGAGGCACCCTCTGAACATGTGGATAAGTTCTTCCAG aaaatggacagaaacagagaTGGAGTGGTGACCATCGAGGAGTTCATTGAGACCTGTCAGAAG GACGAGAACATCATGAACTCCATGCAGCTCTTTGAGAACGTGCTCTAG